In the Danio rerio strain Tuebingen ecotype United States chromosome 8, GRCz12tu, whole genome shotgun sequence genome, one interval contains:
- the pex10 gene encoding peroxisome biogenesis factor 10 isoform X1, whose protein sequence is MPLVPANQPQLIRSCQKDEYYQNNLTNNANELFHTFAGSRRWLQWRKEIELLSDLTYYILTTLSGYQTLGEEYVSIIQVDPSKRRIPSRIRRTALICFHTFVPYLLDKVLICVENELEAEAPQNTRRTWNPLSHMRFWIQRAVGLLTESQRKSLIPLVFALQQGITLLYRLHVALFYTTGAFYHIAKRAAGVRYLRVGNASGDDPRISHSYRLLGGLSVLQLAITLTLQFNNLRQRQRARHEWKQHRNLLPSHQVSQSSSRTSRCILCLEERRNTTSTPCGHLFCWECITEWCNTKNECPLCREKFQPHRLVYLRSYK, encoded by the exons ATGCCTCTTGTTCCTGCGAACCAGCCGCAGCTGATCCGCTCCTGTCAGAAGGATGAATACTACCAGAACAACCTGACAAACAACGCCAATGAGCTCTTCCACACCTTTGCTG GTTCCAGACGTTGGCTTCAGTGGAGAAAGGAAATTGAATTATTATCTGATCTGACCTACTATATCCTAACAACTTTATCAG GATATCAGACTCTGGGTGAGGAGTACGTCAGCATCATCCAGGTGGACCCAAGCAAAAGGCGAATCCCTTCACGAATCCGCCGGACGGCACTTATCTGCTTTCACACGTTTGTGCCTTATCTTTTAGACAAGGTCTTAATCTGTGTTGAGAATGAGCTGGAAGCTGAAGCACCTCAGAACACACGCAGAACCTGGAACCCGTTATCACACATGCGGTTCTGGATCCAGAGAGCTGTGGGGCTGCTTACGGAGTCTCAGAGGAAGTCTTTGATTCCGCTTGTGTTTGCCCTGCAGCAGGGAATCACACTGCTGTACAGGCTACATGTGGCGCTCTTTTACACCACTGGAGCCTTTTACCACATTGCTAAAAGAGCTGCAGGTGTTCGTTAT CTAAGAGTGGGAAATGCGTCCGGCGATGACCCCAGGATCAGTCACAGTTACCGTCTGCTGGGTGGCCTGTCTGTTCTCCAGCTGGCCATCACTCTCACACTGCAGTTCAACAACCTCAGGCAACGACAAAGAGCTCGGCATGAATGGAAACAGCACAGAAACCTTCTCCCCAG TCATCAGGTCAGTCAGTCGTCGTCTCGCACTTCACGCTGTATCTTGTGTTTGGAGGAGCGCAGAAACACCACCAGCACTCCCTGCGGCCATCTTTTCTGCTGGGAGTGCATTACCGAGTGGTGCAATACCAAG AATGAATGCCCGCTGTGTCGAGAGAAATTCCAGCCTCACAGATTGGTTTATTTGAGAAGCTACAAGTAG